The Ferrovibrio sp. MS7 sequence GGAATTCATGGTGTTCGGCGCATTGATCGTGTTCTTCCTGATCGTCGAGCCGCATGGCCTGGCGCGGCTGTGGCAGATCACCAAGGAAAAGCTGCGGGTTTGGCCCTTCCCCTATTGATGGGCCGATGAATGCCGGCTTTGTCCGGTCCGGTTTCGCGTGTTAGGGTTAAATCAACCCACCCCACGAATGGGTGGCAAACGGGAGGAAAAACAATGCGTGTCAGCAAACTGACCATGGCGCTTGTTGCGGGCGCCGCCTTGCTCGGGGCGGGTGCCGCCTCGGCGCAGCAGACCCAGATGATCCCTTCGATGGTCTACCGCACCGGCCCCTTCGCGCCGTCGGGCACGCCGACCGCCGATGGTTTCGCCGACTACATCACGCTGCTCAACACCCGCGATGGCGGCCTCAACGGCGTGCGCCTCAAGGTCGAGGAATGCGAAACGCAGTACAACACCGAGCGCGGCGTTGAATGCTACGAGCGCCTCAAGGCGATGGGCGGCACCATCTTCAGCCCGTATTCCACCGGCATCACCTATGCGCTGATCGACCGCGCGCCGACCGACAAGTCGGTGATCTTCTCCATGGCCTATGGCCGCGCCTCGGCGATGGTCGGCAACATCTTCCCCTGGGTGTTCAACGCCCCGGTGACCTACTGGTCGGGCGCTTCCGCCGCGATCCAGTTCTTCGCCAAGGAAGCCGGCGGCAAGGACAAGCTGAAGGGCAAGAAGATCGCCCACGTCTTCATCGACATCCCCTATGGCAAGGAGCCGAATCCGGTTCTGCAGAACTATGCCCAGGAACTCGGCTTCCAGCTCGAACTGGTGCCGGTGCCGGCACCAGGCCTGGAGCAGAAGTCGATCTGGCTGCAGGTGCGCCAGATGCGCCCGGATTTCGTCTACCTCACCGGCTGGGGCGCGATGAACGCCGTGTCGCTGAAGGAAGCGGCGGCGGTGGGCTTCCCGCGCGAGAAGATTCTCGGCGGCTGGTACACCTCGCAGGATAGCGACACCGTGGGCGCCGGTCCGGCGGCCAAGGGTTTCCGCGGTCTCACCTTCCATAGCGCCGACCGCAACCTCGAACTGATCAAGCAGCTCAAGACCCAGGTCATCGACAAGGGCCAGGGTAGCCAGAACGGCAAGCATCTCGGCGAGATCGGCTACATGCGCGGCGTGTTGAATGCCGTGTTCACCACCGAGGCGCTGCGTACTGCCCAGGCGCAGTATGGCAACAAGGTGATGGATGGCGAGCAGTCGCGCTGGGGCTTCGAGAACATCAACCTCACCGCCGACAAGCTCGAAAAGCTGGGCCTCAAGGGCTTCATCCAGCCGATCAAGCTGTCCTGCGACAACCACCAGGGCGACGGCAAGATGCTGATCGTGCAGTGGGAGGGTGATCACTGGAAGACCGTCAGCGACTGGATCGCGCCGGAAAACCAGAAGCTGATGCCGCTCTACCTGGCTGGTGCCGAGCAGTATCAGCGCGAGAAGAATATCCCCGCGCGCTCCTGCGCCAAGTCGTAAGCTGACGTTGATCCCCGCCGGCTGGTCCGGCGGGGATTTTCCTTGCCATTGCGAGCCTCTGCCGATGACTGTCCAGACCGCCGCCGCCCCGAATGCCGCCCCAAGCGCTGCGCCGCCGCTGCTGAGCGTCAACAACATCGAAGTGATCTACAATCACGTCATCCTGGTGCTGAAAGGCGTGTCGCTGCAGGTGCCGGAAGGCGCCATCGTTGCCCTGCTTGGTGCCAATGGCGCCGGCAAGACCACCACGCTCAAGGCGATATCCAATCTGCTGCATGCCGAGCGCGGCGATATCACCAAGGGCCATATCGATTTCCGTGCCGAGCGCATCGAGGCGTTGAATCCCTCTGCGCTGGTCAAGAAGGGCCTGATCCAGGTGATGGAAGGGCGGCATTGCTTCGCCCATCTCACCGTGGAGGAAAACCTGCTTACCGGGGCCTATACCCGCAGCGACGGCAACCGCGCCATCAACGAGGAACTGGAGAGGGTCTACACCTACTTCCCGCGCCTCAAGGTGCGCCGCAAGTCGCTGGCCGGCTACACCTCGGGCGGCGAGCAGCAGATGACCGCCATCGGCCGCGCGCTGATGAGCAAGCCGAACATGATCCTGCTCGATGAGCCGTCCATGGGTCTGGCACCGCAGCTTGTCGAGGAAATCTTCGAGATCGTCCATCGGCTGAACAAGGAAGCCAAGGTCAGCTTCCTGGTCGCCGAGCAGAACACCAACATGGCGCTCCGCTATGCCGATTACGGCTATATCCTAGAGAATGGCCGTGTGGTGATGGATGGCCCGGCTTCGCAATTGCGCGAGAATGCCGACGTGAAGGAATTCTATCTCGGGCTTGGCTCCGGCGGGCGCATGAGCTTCCGCGATGTGAAGCATTACCGCCGCCGCAAGCGCTGGCTGGCTTAAGCTTAAGGAAGCACCATGGCAGACAACAGGTTTTACGACGCGCTGGAGACACGCGATCCGGCCGAGCGACAGGCCGCGCAATGGGCGGCTTTGCAGGCGCAGATCAGCCATGCCGCTGCCAACTCGGCCTATTTTGGTGAAATCCTGGCCGGTGTGACGGGCGCCGATATCAAGTCTGCTGCCGATCTTGCCAAGTTGCCGGTAACGCGCAAATCCGATCTCGCCGCGCGCCAGAAGGCCAAGCCGCCCTTCGGCGGCCTGGAGGCTGTGGCGCGGGCCAAGCTAAAGCATGTGTTCCAGTCGCCGGGGCCGATCTATGAACCGGATGGCTATGATCGCGACCATTGGCGCTTCGCCCGCGCCATGTGGGCCGCCGGCCTGCGTCCGGGCGATCTTGTGCTGAACTGCTTCTCCTATCATCTCACGCCGGCCGGCATGCTGGTGGAGAGCGCCGCCCATGCCATCGGCTGCCCGGTAATTCCGGGCGGCGTCGGCAATACCGAACTGCAATTGCAGGCGGTGCATGACCTCAAGCCCGATGCCTATGGCGGCACGCCGTCCTTCCTGCGCATCCTGCTGCAGAAGGGCCGCGAAATGGGCCTGGATGTGTCGTCGCTGAAAAAAGCCCTGGTCGGCGGCGAGGCCTTGCCACCTTCGCTCCGCAAGGAGATCAATGATCTCGGCTGCTTCGTGCTGCAGAATTACGGCACCGCCGATCTCGG is a genomic window containing:
- a CDS encoding ABC transporter substrate-binding protein; translated protein: MRVSKLTMALVAGAALLGAGAASAQQTQMIPSMVYRTGPFAPSGTPTADGFADYITLLNTRDGGLNGVRLKVEECETQYNTERGVECYERLKAMGGTIFSPYSTGITYALIDRAPTDKSVIFSMAYGRASAMVGNIFPWVFNAPVTYWSGASAAIQFFAKEAGGKDKLKGKKIAHVFIDIPYGKEPNPVLQNYAQELGFQLELVPVPAPGLEQKSIWLQVRQMRPDFVYLTGWGAMNAVSLKEAAAVGFPREKILGGWYTSQDSDTVGAGPAAKGFRGLTFHSADRNLELIKQLKTQVIDKGQGSQNGKHLGEIGYMRGVLNAVFTTEALRTAQAQYGNKVMDGEQSRWGFENINLTADKLEKLGLKGFIQPIKLSCDNHQGDGKMLIVQWEGDHWKTVSDWIAPENQKLMPLYLAGAEQYQREKNIPARSCAKS
- a CDS encoding ABC transporter ATP-binding protein, which encodes MTVQTAAAPNAAPSAAPPLLSVNNIEVIYNHVILVLKGVSLQVPEGAIVALLGANGAGKTTTLKAISNLLHAERGDITKGHIDFRAERIEALNPSALVKKGLIQVMEGRHCFAHLTVEENLLTGAYTRSDGNRAINEELERVYTYFPRLKVRRKSLAGYTSGGEQQMTAIGRALMSKPNMILLDEPSMGLAPQLVEEIFEIVHRLNKEAKVSFLVAEQNTNMALRYADYGYILENGRVVMDGPASQLRENADVKEFYLGLGSGGRMSFRDVKHYRRRKRWLA
- a CDS encoding phenylacetate--CoA ligase family protein, yielding MADNRFYDALETRDPAERQAAQWAALQAQISHAAANSAYFGEILAGVTGADIKSAADLAKLPVTRKSDLAARQKAKPPFGGLEAVARAKLKHVFQSPGPIYEPDGYDRDHWRFARAMWAAGLRPGDLVLNCFSYHLTPAGMLVESAAHAIGCPVIPGGVGNTELQLQAVHDLKPDAYGGTPSFLRILLQKGREMGLDVSSLKKALVGGEALPPSLRKEINDLGCFVLQNYGTADLGLVAYESPAMEGMILDEGVWVEIVRPGTGDPVAPGEVGEVVVTTLTNKEYPLIRFATGDLSAVLAGTSPCGRTNTRIKGWMGRADQTTKVKGMFVTPGQIAQVVARHAEIAKARLEVTSTNNTDAMVLKIELKGSGADITATVAETLQAVCKVRGSVEAVAAGSLPNDGKVIADLRTYQ